One genomic segment of Pongo pygmaeus isolate AG05252 chromosome 19, NHGRI_mPonPyg2-v2.0_pri, whole genome shotgun sequence includes these proteins:
- the LOC129016848 gene encoding LOW QUALITY PROTEIN: olfactory receptor 3A10 (The sequence of the model RefSeq protein was modified relative to this genomic sequence to represent the inferred CDS: substituted 1 base at 1 genomic stop codon) has protein sequence MEPGAXGNGTAITEFILLGLTGNVRLQPIRFAVFLFAYIITVGGNLSILAAIFVEPELHPPMYYFLGNLSLLDIGCITVTVPPMLACLLAHQCRVPYAACISQLFFFHLLAGVDCHLLIAMAYDCYLAICQPLTYNTRMSREVQGALVGICCTVSFISALTHTVAVSVLDFCGPNVVNHFYCGLPPLFQLSCSSIQLNGQLLLVGATFMGVIPMILISVSYAHVTAAVLRIRSAEGRKKAFSTCGSHLTVVCIFYGTGFFSHMRLGSVSASDKDKGIGILNTILSPMLNPVIYSLQNPDVQGTLKRVLTGKRSPA, from the coding sequence ATGGAGCCAGGTGCTTAGGGGAATGGGACAGCCATCACTGAGTTCATCCTTCTTGGCCTAACAGGGAACGTAAGACTGCAGCCCATCCGTTTTGCTGTCTTCCTCTTTGCCTACATTATCACAGTTGGGGGCAACCTCAGCATCCTGGCTGCCATCTTTGTGGAGCCCGAACTCCATCCTCCCATGTATTACTTCCTGGGGAACCTGTCTCTGCTGGACATCGGGTGCATCACAGTCACTGTTCCTCCAATGCTGGCATGTCTCCTGGCCCACCAGTGCAGAGTTCCCTATGCTGCCTGCATTTCACAGCTCTTCTTTTTCCACCTCCTGGCTGGGGTGGACTGTCACCTCTTAATAGCCATGGCCTATGACTGCTACCTGGCCATCTGTCAGCCTCTCACCTACAACACTCGCATGAGCCGTGAAGTCCAGGGTGCCCTGGTGGGCATTTGCTGCACTGTCTCCTTCATCAGTGCTCTGACTCACACAGTGGCTGTGTCTGTGCTCGACTTCTGTGGGCCTAATGTGGTCAATCACTTCTACTGTGGCCTCCCACCTCTCTTCCAGCTCTCTTGCTCCAGCATCCAGCTCAATGGGCAGCTGCTGCTTGTGGGGGCCACCTTCATGGGAGTGATCCCCATGATCCTTATCTCAGTGTCCTATGCCCACGTCACAGCTGCAGTATTACGAATCCGCTCGGCTGAGGGGAGGAAGAAGGCTTTCTCCACGTGTGGCTCCCACCTCACCGTGGTCTGTATCTTTTACGGAACCGGCTTCTTCAGTCACATGCGCCTGGGCTCAGTCTCAGCCTCAGACAAAGATAAGGGGATTGGGATCCTCAACACTATCCTCAGTCCCATGCTGAACCCAGTCATTTACAGCCTCCAGAACCCTGATGTGCAGGGCACCCTGAAAAGGGTGCTGACAGGGAAGAGGTCCCCAGCATGA